A genomic segment from Rhabdothermincola sediminis encodes:
- the uppS gene encoding polyprenyl diphosphate synthase: MPGAAEAGGYRARVDVPGIDARAVPAHVAIVMDGNGRWAQRRGLKRTEGHAAGEEALFDTVEGALELGIGWLTVYAFSTENWKRPADEVRYLMKFNESLLVRRRDEMHERGVRMRFVGRRDWRVPRRLIRRMDEAIELTRHNRTMTFTIAFNYGGRAEIVDAVRAIVAEGVAPEKIDERTIRRHLYDPEMPDPDLMIRTSGEYRISNYLLWEIAYSELVFTDVLWPDFRRKHLFDAVREYQRRERRFGGIEAGT; the protein is encoded by the coding sequence ATGCCGGGAGCGGCGGAGGCCGGGGGGTATCGTGCCCGCGTGGACGTTCCCGGCATCGACGCACGCGCCGTTCCAGCGCACGTCGCCATCGTGATGGACGGGAACGGCCGGTGGGCGCAGCGTCGTGGCCTCAAGCGCACCGAGGGGCACGCCGCCGGCGAGGAGGCCCTGTTCGACACGGTCGAGGGCGCGCTTGAGCTGGGCATCGGCTGGCTCACCGTCTATGCCTTTTCCACCGAGAACTGGAAGCGCCCCGCCGACGAGGTGCGCTACCTCATGAAGTTCAACGAGTCGCTCCTCGTGCGCCGCCGGGACGAGATGCACGAGCGTGGCGTGCGCATGCGCTTCGTGGGCCGGCGTGACTGGCGGGTGCCCCGCCGGCTGATCCGGCGCATGGACGAGGCCATCGAGCTCACGCGGCACAACCGCACCATGACCTTCACCATCGCGTTCAACTACGGCGGTCGGGCGGAGATCGTCGACGCGGTGCGGGCGATCGTCGCCGAGGGGGTGGCGCCCGAGAAGATCGACGAGCGCACGATCCGCCGCCACCTCTACGACCCGGAGATGCCCGATCCCGACCTCATGATCCGCACCTCCGGGGAGTACCGCATCTCCAACTACCTGCTGTGGGAGATCGCCTACAGCGAGCTGGTGTTCACCGACGTGCTGTGGCCGGACTTCCGCCGCAAGCACCTCTTCGACGCGGTGCGCGAGTACCAGCGGCGGGAGCGCCGCTTCGGGGGCATCGAGGCCGGCACGTGA
- the recO gene encoding DNA repair protein RecO, producing the protein MNLYRDTAVVLRTYKLGEADRIVVLMTQGRGKVRAVAKGVRKTRSKFGARLEPTSHVAMQLYQGRELDIVTQAESIDHFRSIRDDLDRIAKASAMLEAVDQLSQEGEPNPQLYQMLLGALRSLAAQDSPLVVPAFFLKALALEGYRPVVEHCASCGSEGPLVAFDLGEGGLLCQGCRRGQAVSAEAVALLEQVLGGQLGAALATAPSAATHEIHHLATRALEHHLERRLRSITLLDRA; encoded by the coding sequence GTGAACCTCTACCGCGACACCGCGGTGGTGCTGCGCACCTACAAGCTGGGCGAGGCCGACCGCATCGTCGTGCTCATGACCCAGGGCCGGGGCAAGGTGCGCGCGGTGGCCAAGGGGGTGCGCAAGACCAGGAGCAAGTTCGGGGCCAGGCTGGAGCCCACCAGCCACGTGGCGATGCAGCTCTACCAGGGGCGGGAGCTCGACATCGTCACCCAGGCGGAGTCCATCGACCACTTCCGGTCGATCCGTGACGACCTGGACCGCATCGCCAAGGCTTCGGCGATGCTGGAGGCGGTCGACCAGCTCTCTCAGGAGGGAGAGCCGAACCCGCAGCTGTACCAGATGTTGCTGGGCGCGCTGCGGTCGCTGGCCGCGCAGGACTCGCCGCTGGTGGTGCCGGCGTTCTTCCTGAAGGCGCTGGCGCTCGAGGGGTACCGGCCGGTGGTGGAGCACTGCGCGAGCTGCGGTTCCGAGGGCCCGCTGGTGGCGTTCGACCTGGGCGAGGGCGGGCTGCTCTGCCAAGGGTGCCGGCGGGGCCAAGCGGTGTCAGCGGAGGCGGTGGCGCTGCTGGAGCAGGTGCTCGGCGGGCAGCTCGGCGCGGCGCTCGCTACCGCACCGTCGGCGGCCACGCACGAGATCCACCACCTCGCCACCCGGGCCCTCGAGCACCATCTCGAACGCCGTCTGCGATCGATCACGCTGCTCGACCGGGCCTGA
- the ybeY gene encoding rRNA maturation RNase YbeY, with amino-acid sequence MGPGEGSVTVFLADERGEQGGGPPIDAARWITLAERVLAEEGVRGEAALWVLVVDETTMAQLNQQFMGASGPTDVLAFPIDFADAARLEPGRAPDGGGEGPSRPERSPDDVPLMLGDVVICPSVAARNAPEHAGSVGDELALLLVHGILHLLGYDHAAEEERETMQARERELLERFHGPLGRDPWGS; translated from the coding sequence GTGGGCCCCGGCGAGGGGTCGGTCACGGTGTTCCTCGCCGACGAGCGCGGGGAGCAGGGAGGCGGGCCGCCGATCGACGCCGCCCGCTGGATCACCCTCGCCGAGCGGGTCCTGGCGGAGGAGGGCGTGCGGGGCGAGGCCGCGCTGTGGGTGCTGGTCGTCGACGAGACCACCATGGCGCAGCTCAACCAGCAGTTCATGGGGGCCTCCGGTCCGACCGACGTGCTGGCGTTCCCCATCGACTTCGCCGACGCGGCGCGGCTCGAGCCGGGTCGGGCGCCCGACGGGGGCGGCGAAGGCCCCTCCCGGCCGGAGCGGAGCCCTGATGACGTGCCGCTCATGCTCGGCGACGTGGTCATCTGCCCCTCGGTCGCCGCTCGCAACGCGCCCGAGCACGCCGGCAGCGTGGGCGACGAGCTCGCGCTCCTGCTGGTCCACGGCATCCTGCATCTGCTGGGGTACGACCACGCCGCCGAGGAGGAACGCGAGACCATGCAGGCTCGCGAGCGCGAGCTGCTGGAGCGGTTCCACGGCCCGTTGGGCCGCGATCCATGGGGCTCATGA
- a CDS encoding DEAD/DEAH box helicase: protein MPRTIDDVLRHVTAALPGSEHHPGQLEMARAVAGALDTGRHLIVQAGTGTCKSLAYLVPALESGRRVVIATATKALQEQLAGKDLPFLAEHLERPFS, encoded by the coding sequence GTGCCGCGGACCATCGACGACGTCCTGCGCCACGTCACCGCTGCGCTGCCCGGTAGCGAGCACCACCCGGGCCAGCTGGAGATGGCTCGGGCGGTGGCGGGCGCCCTCGACACCGGGCGGCACCTGATCGTGCAAGCCGGCACCGGCACCTGTAAGTCGCTCGCCTACCTGGTCCCGGCCCTCGAGAGCGGTCGGCGGGTGGTGATCGCCACCGCCACCAAGGCGCTGCAGGAGCAGCTCGCCGGCAAGGACTTACCGTTCCTGGCCGAGCACCTCGAGCGTCCCTTCTCGTAA
- the era gene encoding GTPase Era, giving the protein MTLVGRPNVGKSTLLNRMLGTKVSIVSDKPQTTRTQVRGVLNRPGAQIVFVDTPGIHKPRTPLGERLNVTATSAIGDVDVVCLVVDATATIGPGDRFIASRAPADAVVVVNKIDVASPDQVIAQLARAAEQLDLSEYFPVSAHTGEGVDALVDHLVERLPEGPQYYPDDMVTDVPEAFWVAELVREQLLAVTHDELPHSIATRVVEWEWPRIRVEILVERDSQKGIVIGRGGSVLKKVGTAVREQLPPGAYLELFVKVEKDWQRRDRALDRLGF; this is encoded by the coding sequence GTGACCCTGGTGGGCCGGCCGAACGTCGGCAAGTCCACGCTGCTCAACCGGATGCTCGGGACCAAGGTGTCGATCGTGTCCGACAAGCCGCAGACCACTCGCACCCAGGTCCGGGGGGTCCTCAACCGGCCCGGCGCGCAGATCGTGTTCGTCGACACTCCCGGCATCCACAAGCCGCGCACGCCGCTCGGGGAGCGGCTCAACGTCACGGCCACCTCCGCGATCGGCGACGTTGACGTGGTGTGCCTGGTGGTCGACGCCACGGCGACGATCGGACCGGGCGACCGGTTCATCGCCTCCCGCGCTCCCGCGGACGCGGTCGTGGTAGTGAACAAGATCGACGTCGCCAGCCCCGATCAGGTGATCGCGCAGCTGGCCCGGGCCGCGGAGCAGCTCGACCTGTCGGAGTACTTCCCGGTCTCGGCCCACACGGGTGAAGGGGTCGACGCGCTCGTCGATCACCTGGTGGAGCGCCTGCCGGAGGGGCCGCAGTACTACCCCGACGACATGGTCACCGACGTACCGGAGGCGTTCTGGGTGGCCGAGCTGGTCCGCGAGCAGCTGCTGGCGGTCACCCACGACGAGCTCCCGCACTCGATCGCCACCCGGGTGGTCGAGTGGGAGTGGCCGCGGATCCGAGTGGAGATCCTGGTCGAGCGGGACTCCCAGAAGGGCATCGTGATCGGCCGGGGCGGGTCGGTGCTCAAGAAGGTGGGCACCGCGGTGCGCGAGCAGCTCCCCCCGGGGGCCTACCTGGAGCTGTTCGTGAAGGTCGAGAAGGACTGGCAGCGCCGTGATCGGGCCCTCGACCGGCTGGGATTCTGA
- a CDS encoding PhoH family protein, with protein sequence MADTQVKINVPGNHLMVGLLGTRDELLRLVETAFPGATVHVRGNEITVDGEHAEQVGRLFEELVVLLQQGHVLEPAGVLRSIDMVKADERPSEVLAAEVLRSARGRSVRPKTSGQRRYIDAIRANIVTFAIGPAGTGKSWLAVAMAVQALQTKQVDRIILTRPAVEAGERLGFLPGDLMAKVDPYLRPLYDALYDMVEPEGAQRLLERGTVEVAPLAFMRGRTLNDSFIILDEAQNTTPEQMKMFLTRIGFGSKAVITGDVTQVDVQGGRSGLAGLEEVLGDIEGLAFVHLSSRDVVRHRIVQDIVNAYAAARPRGDG encoded by the coding sequence ATGGCAGACACGCAGGTCAAGATCAACGTCCCCGGCAACCACCTCATGGTCGGCCTGCTGGGCACCCGGGACGAGCTGCTGCGACTCGTCGAGACCGCCTTCCCCGGTGCCACCGTGCACGTGCGGGGCAACGAGATCACCGTCGACGGCGAGCACGCCGAGCAGGTGGGCCGGCTCTTCGAGGAGCTCGTGGTGCTGCTCCAGCAGGGCCACGTGCTCGAGCCCGCAGGGGTGCTGCGCAGCATCGACATGGTGAAGGCCGACGAGCGCCCCTCGGAGGTGCTGGCAGCGGAAGTCCTCCGCTCGGCCCGGGGGCGCAGCGTGCGACCCAAGACCAGCGGTCAGCGCCGCTACATCGACGCCATCCGCGCCAACATCGTGACCTTCGCCATCGGCCCCGCGGGCACCGGCAAGAGCTGGCTGGCGGTGGCCATGGCCGTCCAGGCCCTCCAGACCAAGCAGGTCGACCGCATCATCCTCACCCGCCCTGCCGTCGAGGCCGGTGAGCGCCTGGGTTTCCTCCCCGGCGATCTCATGGCGAAGGTCGACCCGTACCTCCGCCCGCTCTACGACGCGCTCTACGACATGGTCGAGCCGGAAGGAGCCCAACGGCTGCTCGAGCGGGGAACGGTCGAGGTGGCTCCACTCGCCTTCATGCGGGGCCGCACCCTCAACGACAGCTTCATCATCCTCGACGAGGCCCAGAACACCACGCCCGAGCAGATGAAGATGTTCCTGACCCGCATCGGCTTCGGCTCGAAGGCGGTCATCACCGGTGATGTGACCCAAGTCGACGTGCAGGGCGGTCGCAGCGGCCTTGCGGGGTTGGAGGAGGTGCTGGGCGACATCGAGGGTCTGGCGTTCGTGCACCTGTCGAGCCGTGACGTGGTCCGTCACCGGATCGTCCAGGACATCGTCAACGCCTACGCCGCGGCCCGGCCCCGGGGCGATGGCTGA
- the cpaB gene encoding Flp pilus assembly protein CpaB yields MSRGRATGDAERTARPRIVRRASLPNSRAVVGGLLVTVAAVGVFAAYRQAGGRPTTRYVVATRSVDPGGPITADALGLETMELPAQQAARVYESPSELDGAVALAPLAPGDLVLRSAVLPADRAAGFDGGHEFSLPIDRDRALNGGLRRGETVDVLATYGTGDAAYTLVVARGAGVTALDDGSRGTIGSAGTVVVTLALRDPDEVLRVAHAAEVGSITLVRTTRAGGPLPSQYRAPGPGSIGPPDTAR; encoded by the coding sequence ATGTCCCGAGGGCGGGCGACTGGAGACGCCGAGCGCACGGCCCGGCCGCGGATCGTCCGGCGAGCGAGCCTGCCGAACAGCCGAGCGGTGGTGGGCGGGCTGCTGGTGACGGTCGCGGCGGTCGGGGTCTTCGCCGCCTACCGGCAGGCAGGCGGTCGCCCGACCACCCGATACGTGGTGGCAACGAGAAGCGTCGATCCCGGTGGGCCGATCACCGCGGACGCCCTCGGGCTCGAGACCATGGAGCTGCCTGCACAACAGGCGGCGCGAGTGTACGAATCCCCCTCCGAGCTCGATGGTGCGGTGGCCCTCGCCCCCCTGGCACCCGGGGACCTGGTGCTGCGCTCGGCGGTGCTTCCCGCCGACCGCGCCGCGGGGTTCGACGGAGGGCACGAGTTCTCGCTGCCGATCGATCGGGACCGGGCCCTCAACGGCGGGCTCCGGCGGGGCGAGACGGTCGATGTGCTGGCCACCTACGGCACGGGCGATGCCGCCTACACCCTGGTCGTGGCCCGCGGCGCAGGGGTGACCGCCCTCGACGATGGCTCGAGGGGCACGATCGGCTCCGCCGGGACGGTGGTGGTCACCCTGGCCCTGCGCGATCCGGACGAGGTGCTCCGGGTGGCGCACGCAGCCGAGGTGGGCTCGATCACGCTGGTCCGGACCACCCGCGCCGGAGGGCCGCTGCCCAGCCAGTACCGCGCTCCCGGTCCGGGTTCCATCGGCCCCCCCGACACCGCCCGGTGA
- a CDS encoding hemolysin family protein: protein MTLAVELTGADTAMIAAIVVLLLTSMLLAVAETGLTRMSRSKAQALAEEGRPGADRLLALVRHPERFLNPVLLAVLVCQLLQATLTGIVANHLFGPLGVAVAVFFNVVVVFVLAEAAPKTWAIQHPERAALLSARPISALVAFWPLRLLSRALIGLTNVILPGKGLKEGPFVSTEELLAMADAAVEGEVIEAEERRLIEQIIEFGDTIVREVMVPRPDMVAVPAELRVPDVMEVVLLNGYSRLPVFEESIDDIVGIVYAKDLMRADRDGQADREVGSLVRPAHFVPETKRISELLAEMQAEQYHMAIVVDEYGGTAGLVTLEDLIEELVGEIVDEFDREEPMIEPLASGGVRVNARMAVDEVNDLLHADLPEGDWDSIGGLLLHLLGHIPVNGECAQADGFTLRAERVQGRRIGRVRIEPIPAATEPTGRAET from the coding sequence ATGACGCTGGCCGTCGAGCTGACCGGAGCCGACACGGCGATGATCGCCGCGATCGTGGTCCTGCTGCTGACCTCGATGTTGCTGGCCGTGGCCGAGACCGGGCTCACCCGGATGTCGCGATCCAAGGCCCAGGCCCTCGCCGAGGAGGGTCGCCCGGGTGCCGACCGCCTGCTCGCCCTGGTGCGCCACCCCGAGCGGTTCCTCAACCCGGTGTTGCTCGCGGTGCTGGTTTGCCAGCTCCTCCAGGCCACCCTGACCGGTATCGTCGCCAACCACCTGTTCGGGCCCCTCGGCGTGGCCGTCGCGGTCTTCTTCAACGTCGTGGTGGTGTTCGTCCTCGCCGAAGCCGCTCCCAAGACGTGGGCCATCCAGCATCCGGAGCGGGCCGCGCTGCTCTCGGCCCGGCCGATCTCGGCGCTGGTCGCGTTCTGGCCGCTCCGGCTCCTGTCGCGGGCGCTGATCGGGCTGACCAACGTGATCCTCCCCGGCAAAGGGCTCAAGGAGGGCCCGTTCGTGTCCACCGAGGAGCTGCTGGCGATGGCCGACGCGGCCGTCGAGGGGGAGGTGATCGAGGCTGAGGAGCGCCGGCTCATCGAGCAGATCATCGAGTTCGGGGACACCATCGTGCGGGAGGTGATGGTGCCCCGGCCCGACATGGTGGCCGTGCCGGCGGAGCTGCGGGTCCCCGACGTGATGGAGGTGGTGCTGCTCAACGGCTACAGCCGCCTGCCGGTGTTCGAGGAATCCATCGACGACATCGTGGGCATCGTCTACGCCAAGGACCTCATGCGTGCCGATCGCGACGGGCAGGCCGACCGCGAGGTCGGCTCGCTGGTGAGGCCCGCACACTTCGTGCCCGAGACCAAGCGCATCTCCGAGCTGCTCGCGGAGATGCAGGCCGAGCAGTACCACATGGCGATCGTGGTGGATGAGTACGGCGGCACCGCGGGGCTGGTGACCTTGGAAGACCTCATCGAGGAGCTCGTGGGCGAGATCGTCGACGAGTTCGACCGGGAGGAGCCCATGATCGAGCCTCTTGCGTCCGGCGGGGTCCGGGTGAACGCCCGCATGGCGGTCGACGAGGTCAACGACCTCCTGCATGCCGACCTGCCGGAGGGCGACTGGGACTCCATCGGTGGGCTGCTGCTGCACCTGCTGGGTCACATCCCGGTGAACGGCGAGTGCGCGCAGGCCGACGGGTTCACGTTGCGGGCCGAGCGGGTGCAGGGACGGCGCATCGGGCGAGTACGCATCGAGCCCATCCCGGCCGCCACCGAGCCGACCGGGCGGGCCGAGACGTGA
- a CDS encoding crotonase/enoyl-CoA hydratase family protein: MSEPAVLVDRDGHVVTVTLNRPDKRNAFNAEVLCRLCDAWDLIDGDADVRVAILTGAGGNFSAGADLDRLVGALLSGKPTENEFEERIKADFNLIFKGFLKDYVLTKPIIGAVEGYCYAGGTEILQALDIRVVAESAQIAITEVQRGLFPMSGSTVRLPRQIPYTLAMEMLLVGEPITARRAYEIGLVGHVVPDGQALTRARELADRIAANGPLAVKGIKQSVIASQCLPEKEAFVKEMEIGMAVMSSEDAREGPKAFLEKRTPDFKGR, encoded by the coding sequence GTGAGCGAACCAGCAGTGCTCGTGGACCGTGACGGCCACGTCGTCACGGTCACCCTCAACCGCCCCGACAAGCGAAACGCGTTCAATGCCGAAGTGCTGTGCCGGCTCTGCGACGCCTGGGACCTGATCGACGGCGACGCCGACGTCCGTGTCGCCATCCTCACCGGCGCCGGGGGGAACTTCTCGGCGGGAGCCGATCTCGACCGCCTCGTTGGAGCGCTGCTGTCGGGCAAGCCCACCGAGAACGAGTTCGAGGAGCGCATCAAGGCCGACTTCAACCTGATCTTCAAGGGCTTCCTGAAGGACTACGTGCTCACCAAGCCGATCATCGGGGCGGTCGAGGGGTACTGCTACGCGGGAGGCACCGAGATCCTGCAGGCCCTCGACATCCGGGTGGTGGCCGAGAGCGCTCAGATCGCCATCACCGAGGTCCAGCGGGGGCTGTTCCCCATGTCGGGCTCCACCGTGCGCCTGCCCCGGCAGATCCCCTACACCCTGGCGATGGAGATGTTGCTGGTGGGCGAGCCGATCACTGCTCGGCGGGCCTACGAGATCGGTCTGGTGGGCCACGTGGTGCCCGACGGGCAGGCACTCACCCGGGCCAGGGAGCTCGCGGACCGCATCGCCGCCAACGGGCCGCTCGCGGTCAAGGGGATCAAGCAGTCGGTGATCGCCAGCCAGTGCCTCCCGGAGAAGGAGGCGTTCGTGAAGGAGATGGAGATCGGCATGGCGGTCATGTCGAGCGAGGACGCCCGCGAGGGCCCCAAGGCGTTCCTCGAGAAGCGCACGCCCGACTTCAAGGGTCGCTGA
- a CDS encoding ATP-dependent DNA helicase, whose protein sequence is MTCELKSRERQQALDGFDADQALPHGDVARLAAWAEETATGDRADLAWEPSPRVWAALSVGPRECPGARRCPQGEHCFAERARAAAAAADVVVVNTHLYGLHLASGGGVLPDHEIVVIDEAHQLEDTISATSGLELTAGRFTALARAVRAIVDDEQLVADLDGSGDRLRTALAEHTGRRLRGPLDPELSGALTLARTRVERVIEALRAIDDDRSTDVAARKQRALKAAGSLADDLAGALVVPSSDVAWVEGDERAVTLKVAPIDVGQVLRASLWARTTAVLTSATIPIGLPARIGLDPGTYDELDVGSPFDYEEQALLYCAAGLPDPRSEAFDAATHEELAALIEAAGGRTLALFTSYRAMHAALDALRPRIAHPLLVQDDLPKPLLIERFATDPATCLFATMGFWQGIDVPGPSLNLVTIDRIPFPRPDEPLLQARREQARADAFRIVDLPRATTLLAQGAGRLIRSRRDRGVVAVLDPRLATNQRYRWDIIRALPPMRRTRDRAEAERFLRALDTPADRR, encoded by the coding sequence GTGACTTGCGAGCTCAAGTCCCGTGAACGGCAGCAGGCGCTCGACGGCTTCGATGCCGACCAGGCGCTCCCGCACGGCGACGTGGCCCGCCTAGCGGCCTGGGCGGAGGAGACGGCCACGGGCGATCGGGCCGATCTGGCGTGGGAGCCCTCGCCGAGGGTGTGGGCAGCGCTGAGCGTCGGTCCCCGCGAGTGCCCCGGTGCCCGCCGCTGCCCGCAGGGCGAGCACTGCTTCGCCGAGCGGGCCCGAGCCGCGGCGGCCGCGGCCGACGTGGTGGTGGTCAACACCCACCTCTACGGGCTGCACCTGGCCAGCGGTGGTGGGGTGCTGCCCGACCACGAGATCGTGGTGATCGACGAGGCACACCAGCTTGAGGACACCATCTCCGCCACCTCCGGGCTGGAGTTGACCGCAGGGCGGTTCACCGCCCTGGCTCGGGCGGTCCGGGCCATCGTCGATGACGAGCAGCTCGTCGCGGACCTCGACGGGTCCGGCGACCGGCTCCGCACCGCGCTCGCCGAGCACACCGGACGGCGCCTGCGAGGGCCGCTCGACCCAGAGTTGTCCGGCGCGCTTACCCTGGCCCGCACCCGGGTGGAGCGGGTGATCGAGGCCCTCCGAGCGATCGACGACGACCGGTCCACCGACGTGGCGGCTCGCAAGCAGCGGGCCCTCAAGGCCGCCGGATCGCTGGCAGACGACCTGGCCGGCGCGCTCGTGGTCCCATCGAGCGACGTCGCCTGGGTCGAGGGCGACGAGCGCGCCGTGACACTCAAGGTCGCACCCATCGACGTGGGTCAGGTGCTGCGGGCGAGCCTGTGGGCTCGCACCACCGCGGTGCTCACCAGCGCCACCATCCCTATCGGTCTGCCGGCACGGATCGGGCTCGACCCCGGCACCTACGACGAGCTCGACGTGGGCAGCCCCTTCGACTACGAGGAGCAGGCGCTGCTGTACTGCGCCGCGGGGCTCCCCGACCCCCGCTCGGAGGCGTTCGACGCCGCGACCCACGAGGAGCTGGCGGCGCTCATCGAGGCCGCGGGGGGACGCACGCTCGCGCTGTTCACCAGCTACCGGGCCATGCACGCCGCGCTGGACGCTCTGCGGCCGCGCATCGCCCATCCGCTGCTCGTGCAGGACGACCTACCCAAGCCCCTGCTGATCGAGCGGTTCGCCACCGATCCGGCCACCTGCCTGTTCGCCACCATGGGGTTCTGGCAGGGCATCGACGTGCCCGGACCGTCGCTCAATCTGGTCACCATCGACCGCATCCCGTTCCCGCGGCCCGACGAGCCGCTCCTGCAGGCGCGACGGGAACAGGCACGGGCGGACGCCTTCCGGATCGTCGACCTGCCGCGGGCGACCACGCTGCTCGCCCAAGGGGCGGGGAGGCTGATCCGGTCGCGCCGCGATCGGGGGGTGGTGGCGGTGCTCGACCCGCGCCTGGCCACCAATCAGCGCTACCGGTGGGACATCATCCGCGCCCTGCCCCCGATGCGGCGAACCCGCGACCGAGCGGAGGCGGAGCGCTTCCTCCGAGCGCTCGATACGCCCGCCGACCGGCGGTGA
- a CDS encoding helix-turn-helix domain-containing protein, whose translation MAEQDDLRGGTERGAGEIRWLSTAEAATRLGITSRTLYRFIDEGQLPAYRFGRVIRLKANEVDDFIESCRIEPGTLEHLYPESTSETSATDARAR comes from the coding sequence ATGGCTGAGCAGGACGACCTACGCGGGGGCACCGAGCGCGGAGCAGGCGAGATCCGCTGGCTGAGCACGGCCGAGGCCGCGACACGCCTCGGCATCACCTCACGTACGCTCTACCGGTTCATCGACGAGGGCCAGCTCCCGGCCTATCGCTTCGGTCGCGTCATCCGGCTCAAGGCCAACGAGGTCGACGACTTCATCGAGTCCTGCCGCATCGAGCCCGGGACGCTCGAGCACCTCTACCCCGAATCGACCAGCGAGACCTCCGCCACCGACGCCAGAGCGAGATAG